The Sphaerochaeta globosa str. Buddy region GGATGCAGAACGCGGTGCACATATTGTAATTTTCAACCAATTCGAAGAGTTCGGCAACTACCTCTGGCATTACACCGTAACCGGCGGCTCAATTCTCGAGGTTCTTGAGAAGGATGAACAAGTGGCTGCCCAAAATGTGCGTGGCTTTGTTTCAGCAACAGGTTCTGGTGGAACCCTTGCAGCCGGCGATGCCCTGAAGGACAAGTATCCACACCTTAAGATTGCAGCTAGTGAGGCTTTGCAGTGCCCGACGCTGCTTCGCAACGGGTTTGGCGGTCATAGGATTGAAGGTATCGGCGATAAGCACGTGCCTTGGGTCCACAACGTAAAGAACACCGACATGGTCATCGCCGTTGACGATCAGGACTGCATGGATGTCTACCGCCTCTTCAATGAGCCGACCGGCATCGAATACCTGAAAAAGATGGGCGTATGTGAAGAGGATATTAAAAATCTCCCCCTCTACGGTATCAGCGGTATCGGAAACGTACTCGCTGCCATCAAAATGGCCAAGTACTACGAGATGGAAGAGGATGATGTAATTTTCACTGTCCTGACCGATAGCTCTGAGATGTACACGTCCCGCCTCGCTGAACAGAACGAGATCCAGGGAGCCTTTGATGAGTACGCTGCAGTACGCGCCCTTGCCGGCTGTCTGCACCACCAGTCCATCGATGGGGCTCTTGAGCTCACGTATTACGAGAGACTGCGTGTACATAACCTCAAGTACTACACCTGGGTTGAACAGCAGGGCAAGACGTATGAGGAGATTAATGCACAGTGGTACGACAAGAACTACTGGAAGCAGATTCCTGCCTACGCCGATAAAATTGATGCTATGATTGAGGAATTCAACAAGGAAGTACTGGCCAAATAGACCAGTTCAGACGAGTAATGCCGGGCCTTGTGTCCGGCATTTTTTCTTACGGAGGATGTATGCGTTTTACCTATGAGTGTTGTGATTGCCACACCGTCTATGAAACGGATGAAGTATTCTATCAATGTCCGAAGTGTGCCCATGAGAATGATGGGACATCTTTTCCAAAAGGCAATGTCATTGTCAAGCTCAACCAGGATGACCTAAAGGCGTTGCAAGGCAAAGAACATGTCAGCATGTATGACTTTTTCCCCTACCCGGTTCCCACTCCCGAAGTGTATCCGGTAGGAGGCACCCCACTTGCAAAACCTCTGCGTCTTGGCAAAAAATATGGATTGAAGAACATCAGTTGCAAGCTTGACAGCGCCCTACCCTCCGGTTCATTCAAGGACAGGGCCAGTCAGTTGATCGCAGCCCAAGCAATCGCCCACAAGCAGCACAAAATAGCTCTGGCATCCACTGGAAATGCCGGCGCTGCAATGAGTTGTGCAGGTGCAGCCTATGGACTTGAGATAATCCTATTCGTTCCTGCTACCGCACCGATCAACAAGCTTATGCAGAGTGTCCTCTACGGGGCTACCGTTGTTCCGGTGAAGGGCTCCTACGACGATGCGTTTGCTCTCTCCATTGCCTATACCAAGGAGTTTGGGGGTATTAACCGCAATACTGCGTACAACCCGATGACCATCGAAGGGAAGAAGAGTGTCTCTATCGAACTCTTTGAGCAAATGGGAAGAAGCGTGCCTGATGTTGTATATGTTTCGGTGGGTGACGGATGCATCTTTGCAGGAGTCTACAAGGGCTTTTATGACTTGAAGGAAGCTGGACTCATCAAGAAAATCCCGCATCTGGTATGTGCACAAAGCAAGCAGAGCAATGCAATCAGCAGGGCATGGAAAACCGGCGATTTCTCAAATCTTGCAAAAGCTACCACCCGTGCCGACTCCATCAGTGTTGAAAGTCCTGCAAACGGCCGCATGGCAGTCCGGTATATCAACGAAAGTGAAGGCTGGGCGACGGAAGTGGATGACAAGCAAATTCTTGCTGCACAGCTTGAGTTGGCCAAGGAAGCCGGAATTTTTGTTGAACCTGCGGCTGCATGTGCCTGGGCGGCATTGGCAGCAGACAGCGAAATGCTTGTCAAACGGTTTGGATCGGAAGTGAAGGTATGTACTTTGCTGACAGGGACCGGATTCAAGGATATGGCTGTTTTCCAAGGTACGGTTTCCATTCCAGAATCCATTGAGAATAGTGTTGAGGCTGTTCAAAAGCGATTCAAGTAAAGGATTAATGGGAGCAAGCAGCATCAATTCATGCCGCTTGCTCTCTTCACCTTTGACAAAAGAGTCTGCTTACAGTACCTTTTGTTCTGTGATGAGGAGATTTGCATGCAGAGCTTTCTAATCGGTCTTGGTATCGGAGTAGTACTGGCTATCGTCCTCGTGGTAATCATGTCCGTCAAGCGGCATCAGGAAAACCTTGCAGTCAGCAAGGAAACCGAGCGATTGAAGCGGATGTTGACCGACCGCATGGATTTAGAAAGTGACGGCCTTTCCAAGCTGAAGGAACAGAACGAAGATTTGAAAAAGCAGAATGAGAATCTACGAATCACGTTGGGCACCTACTCACAAAAACCGGGTCGCAAGGAAGTTGCCCGATTGCATGTGTATCAACTTGCAGTCGATCGCCTTACGATCAATAGTCCCGGCTTTGGGGCAGCTTGGCAGGCAGCTTTGAAAGAAAGTGAGGATGAGTTCCAGAAAACCTATGTTGGGGTGCAACCGTTCATCAAGCGCTTGATTCCGATCAAGACCGATGCAGCAGTCCTGCCTCAGACGGTGGATACCCAAGACTGATACATACTTGCCGAAATGGTGGAATAGGTAGACACAAGGGACTTAAAATCCCTTGCTCGCAAGGGCGTACGGGTTCAAGTCCCGTTTTCGGCAAAGTTCCTATTACTTAATTTATTATATTACATAGAAATAAAATTGCACAGTTGAGTACAAGTGTACTTTTGTGTACATTTTATTGTTTACAAACGTTAAGTTTTTACTCATAATCGGGGCATGGAAACCAAGAAAGAAAAATTCAGCATTACCCAGAGAAAAGGTCGATGCATTCAGGTCATGTTCGATGGAACTGATAAGTGGGTCTCTTCGGGTTGTTCAACGAAGAAGGATGCAACCCTTTGGGCAGAAGCCCAACTTAGGAACAAAAGCGATTTCCTGCAGAAACCTGCCCACGAAGACTTTAAATTGGTCAGAAGAAGAGGACGCAACATACAAGTGCAATTCAAGGGGTCTGATTCCTGGATATCCTCAGGTTACTCTGACGAATTGAACGCAACGTTGTGGGCACAAAATCGGGTTAGGGAGAATAAAAGCAAGGACATAACTTTTGGGGAATTCTCCGAAAACTTTTACACCAGAACTGACGAGAGGTCTTTCAGAGCAAAAAATATGAGGAAGAACCGTCATTACGAAAATCACTATTACTATTCAATGGACGGAAGATATCGCAATTACATCCTGCCAATATTCAAAGACCTCTACATGAGGAACATTGACCACATGATGATTGATGAGTGGTTTGTTTCTATAAGGAAAGCTACGAGCGGTGAAAAGATGGCTACCAATTCAATGAATAAAATCCTCATGTGCCTTTCCAATATCATGAAAGAAGCAGTGAATGTAGGTATAATTGACACCAATCCCTGCAGTAAGGTTGACAAGATTTCAGAAGATTCGAATCCACGTCAGCCATTCACTGAAGAAGAAATGTTGATTATGTTTCCAGATTTTGACCACAAGGCAATTTGGGTTTGGGGTGGTCTTATGTGGGCTAGTTATTTTCATATCATGAAATGCACAGGATTCAGACCGGGTGAAATTGCTGGATTAACGAGAGATAATTATTACCGTGAGCTTGGAGGAATCTATACCTCTCAATCCGTCAACAGTTTTACCAAGAATGTAGTTAAACGTATCAAAACTACCGATAAAGGCATAAAAGCAAAGATTGGATTGCTTTCAGACCAATGCTGCAGGTTGTTAGATTTACACATTGCAAGAATGCCAAAAGATCAAGAATTCCTATTCAGGGTGGAGACTGGATATGTTACAGCCTTTACATCACAAAAGCATTTCAAATCGTTTGCCACAAAAGCGGGCATAGAACTCAATGGGCGAACTCAGTACAGTTTGAGACACACATTCCAAACGATGATTGCAGGTGAAGTTGAGAAGAGCCATGTTGAGGAGCTGATGGGTCATACAAAGTATCGACAAGACTATGACCACCGTGCCGGTAAAAAACGACTTGAACAGCTCCAAGGCCTCCGGGATAGGCTCAGCAACATTATCTAATCCCAGACAAATGGCGTTCCAAATTTTTCCCAATGCTCCTTCAGGTAGTGCGTCAAGAACAGCAGGTCGGAGCATGGGGGTAGCTTTTGCCGGAGCATCATGGAAATTTCGTCATCCATAATTTCGGAAGCTTCTTCCATAATAAAATTCTTGGACATTAGCATTGTATATGAACGGGTGAAATAATCCGAACAACCACCTTTCACTGATAACACAAGGTCGAAGAAAGCGTAGAGCGGCAGCCCATCCTGAGCATTGTAAAAAGCTTCTTCAATATGAATCTCTTCAGCCAGCTCATCTTCATAATGTGAAAAAGTCGCATAGCAATCATTCAAAGTCAGTATGGAATATTCTTCATCAGCAAGGAGAACTATTCGATCCTGCCCA contains the following coding sequences:
- a CDS encoding pyridoxal-phosphate dependent enzyme — protein: MLINLNVNKEVRAKNIERCREKGILLPTFKQMVDPSTVPEDVKAKLSHVGLWDLDKSNLFRITWKNEPTKTGGTFGGVNYIEVPHELTGVKARILALVGKWFPTGAHKVGATYGCLAPALVSGNFDSVNQQAVWPSTGNYCRGGAYNSALLGCKSIAILPEEMSQERFAWLKTVAGEIIATPGCESNVKEIFDKCHELDAERGAHIVIFNQFEEFGNYLWHYTVTGGSILEVLEKDEQVAAQNVRGFVSATGSGGTLAAGDALKDKYPHLKIAASEALQCPTLLRNGFGGHRIEGIGDKHVPWVHNVKNTDMVIAVDDQDCMDVYRLFNEPTGIEYLKKMGVCEEDIKNLPLYGISGIGNVLAAIKMAKYYEMEEDDVIFTVLTDSSEMYTSRLAEQNEIQGAFDEYAAVRALAGCLHHQSIDGALELTYYERLRVHNLKYYTWVEQQGKTYEEINAQWYDKNYWKQIPAYADKIDAMIEEFNKEVLAK
- a CDS encoding threonine synthase, whose protein sequence is MRFTYECCDCHTVYETDEVFYQCPKCAHENDGTSFPKGNVIVKLNQDDLKALQGKEHVSMYDFFPYPVPTPEVYPVGGTPLAKPLRLGKKYGLKNISCKLDSALPSGSFKDRASQLIAAQAIAHKQHKIALASTGNAGAAMSCAGAAYGLEIILFVPATAPINKLMQSVLYGATVVPVKGSYDDAFALSIAYTKEFGGINRNTAYNPMTIEGKKSVSIELFEQMGRSVPDVVYVSVGDGCIFAGVYKGFYDLKEAGLIKKIPHLVCAQSKQSNAISRAWKTGDFSNLAKATTRADSISVESPANGRMAVRYINESEGWATEVDDKQILAAQLELAKEAGIFVEPAAACAWAALAADSEMLVKRFGSEVKVCTLLTGTGFKDMAVFQGTVSIPESIENSVEAVQKRFK
- a CDS encoding tyrosine-type recombinase/integrase, which gives rise to METKKEKFSITQRKGRCIQVMFDGTDKWVSSGCSTKKDATLWAEAQLRNKSDFLQKPAHEDFKLVRRRGRNIQVQFKGSDSWISSGYSDELNATLWAQNRVRENKSKDITFGEFSENFYTRTDERSFRAKNMRKNRHYENHYYYSMDGRYRNYILPIFKDLYMRNIDHMMIDEWFVSIRKATSGEKMATNSMNKILMCLSNIMKEAVNVGIIDTNPCSKVDKISEDSNPRQPFTEEEMLIMFPDFDHKAIWVWGGLMWASYFHIMKCTGFRPGEIAGLTRDNYYRELGGIYTSQSVNSFTKNVVKRIKTTDKGIKAKIGLLSDQCCRLLDLHIARMPKDQEFLFRVETGYVTAFTSQKHFKSFATKAGIELNGRTQYSLRHTFQTMIAGEVEKSHVEELMGHTKYRQDYDHRAGKKRLEQLQGLRDRLSNII